From Nicotiana tabacum cultivar K326 chromosome 22, ASM71507v2, whole genome shotgun sequence, one genomic window encodes:
- the LOC107805171 gene encoding glycylpeptide N-tetradecanoyltransferase 1-like, with product MADDSKATENHSITSDNNLSLESGNEVSIDSLARQVQESLSLAKKHKFWETQPVGQFKDLGDTSLAEGPIEPPTPLSEVKQEPYNLPSPYEWTTCDLDSEDMCNEVYVLLTNNYVEDDENMFRFNYSKEFLRWALHPPGYYKSWHIGVRVKTSKKLVAFITGVPAKIRARDTVVVMAEINFLCVHKKLRSKRLAPVMIKEVTRRVHLENIWQAAYTAGVVLPTPISTCQYWHRSLNPKKLIDVGFSRLGPRMTMSRTIKLYKLPDQTVTPGFRKMEPHDVPAVTRLLRNYLKQFAVAPDFDENDVEHWLLPKEDVVDSYLVESPETHEITDFCSFYTLPSSILGNQNYSTLKAAYSYYNVSTKTPWIQLMNDALIVAKQKDFDVFNALDVMHNETFLKELKFGPGDGKLHYYLYNYRLKHVLRSSELGLVLL from the coding sequence ATGGCTGACGACAGTAAGGCAACTGAGAACCATAGCATCACTTCTGATAATAATTTATCTCTGGAGAGTGGTAATGAGGTATCAATTGATTCCTTAGCACGACAGGTGCAAGAATCTCTCTCACTGGCGAAGAAGCATAAGTTTTGGGAGACTCAACCAGTGGGCCAGTTTAAGGATCTTGGAGATACAAGCTTGGCCGAAGGTCCTATTGAACCTCCGACACCCTTATCTGAAGTTAAGCAGGAGCCTTACAATCTCCCTAGTCCATATGAGTGGACCACCTGTGATTTGGACTCAGAAGATATGTGTAATGAGGTCTATGTTCTGCTAACAAACAATTATGTCGAAGATGATGAGAACATGTTTAGGTTCAATTACTCAAAGGAATTTCTTCGATGGGCACTTCATCCTCCAGGTTACTACAAGAGCTGGCACATTGGAGTCAGAGTGAAGACCTCGAAGAAATTGGTTGCTTTTATTACAGGGGTACCGGCAAAGATACGCGCTAGAGATACTGTTGTGGTCATGGCAGAGATAAACTTTCTGTGTGTTCATAAGAAGCTTAGATCAAAAAGACTTGCTCCTGTCATGATAAAGGAGGTCACGAGGAGAGTTCACTTGGAGAATATTTGGCAAGCTGCTTATACAGCTGGGGTTGTCCTTCCGACACCTATATCAACATGTCAATATTGGCATAGATCTTTGAATCCAAAGAAGCTTATCGATGTTGGGTTTTCTAGGCTTGGCCCGAGAATGACGATGAGCCGCACAATAAAGCTGTATAAGTTACCTGATCAGACTGTCACACCTGGGTTCAGAAAGATGGAGCCCCATGATGTTCCCGCCGTTACTCGGTTGCTTAGGAATTACTTGAAGCAGTTTGCAGTTGCACCTGATTTTGATGAAAATGACGTGGAACACTGGCTTCTGCCAAAGGAGGATGTTGTTGACAGCTATCTGGTTGAAAGCCCCGAGACTCATGAAATCACGGACTTCTGTAGTTTTTACACACTTCCTTCATCGATTCTTGGTAATCAGAATTATTCCACTCTGAAGGCTGCTTATTCTTATTACAACGTTTCCACTAAGACTCCATGGATTCAGTTGATGAATGATGCCCTCATTGTGGCAAAGCAAAAGGATTTTGACGTTTTCAACGCCCTAGATGTTATGCATAACGAAACTTTCTTGAAGGAACTTAAGTTTGGCCCTGGTGATGGGAAACTCCACTACTATCTCTACAACTATCGACTAAAGCATGTTTTAAGATCATCAGAACTTGGGCTTGTACTGTTGTAG
- the LOC107805180 gene encoding eukaryotic initiation factor 4A-8-like isoform X2, producing MARLAPDGAQFDARQYDSKMNDLLAADGKDFFTSYDEVYDSFDAMSLQENLLRGIYAYVPFCKGLDVIQQAQSGTGKTATFCSGILQQLDYGLVQCQALVLAPTRELAQQIEKVMRALGDYLGVKVHACVGGTSVREDQRILAAGVHVVVGTPGRVFDMLRRQSLRPDYLRMFVLDEADEMLSRGFKDQIYDIFQMLPTKVQVGVFSATMPPEALDITRKFMNKPVRILVKRDELTLEGIKQFYVNVDKEEWKLETLCDLYETLAITQSVIFVNTRRKVDWLTDKMRSRDHTVSATHGDMDQNTRDIIMREFRSGSSRVLITTDLLARGIDVQQVSLVINYDLPTQPENYLHRIGRSGRFGRKGVAINFVTTDDERMLFDIQKFYNVIIEELPSNVADLL from the exons ATGGCACGTTTGGCACCAGATGGAGCTCAATTTGATGCCCGTCAATATGATTCTAAGATGAATGATTT ACTTGCCGCTGATGGAAAAGATTTCTTTACATCATATGACGAAGTTTATGACAGTTTTGATGCTATGAGTTTGCAAGAGAACCTTCTCAGGGGCATTTATGCTTATG TTCCATTTTGCAAGGGACTTGACGTAATTCAGCAGGCTCAATCTGGCACAGGAAAGACAGCTACTTTTTGTTCTGGAATCTTGCAGCAGCTTGATTATGGTTTAGTTCAATGCCAAGCCTTAGTGTTGGCACCTACTCGTGAACTTGCTCAACAGATTGAGAAGGTGATGCGAGCACTTGGTGACTACCTTGGGGTTAAGGTCCATGCTTGTGTAGGTGGGACTAGTGTCAGGGAGGATCAACGTATTCTCGCGGCTGGTGTTCATGTTGTTGTTGGCACCCCGGGACGTGTGTTTGACATGTTGCGAAGACAGTCTCTCCGTCCTGATTACCTCAGAATGTTTGTGCTAGACGAGGCTGATGAAATGCTGTCACGTGGTTTTAAGGATCAG ATATATGATATTTTTCAGATGCTACCTACCAAAGTTCAAGTCGGAGTTTTTTCTGCGACCATGCCACCAGAAGCCCTTGACATCACAAGAAAGTTCATGAATAAGCCCGTGAGAATCTTGGTTAAACGCGATGAATTGACACTTGAGGGTATCAAACAGTTCTATGTCAATGTTGATAAGGAAGAATGGAAGCTCGAGACACTCTGCGATCTATACGAGACGCTAGCAATCACACAGAGTGTCATCTTTGTGAACACCAGGCGCAAGGTTGATTGGTTAACAGACAAAATGCGAAGCCGTGATCACACAGTCTCAGCTACACATGGAGATATGGACCAGAACACTAGGGACATAATCATGCGCGAGTTTCGCTCTGGTTCTTCCCGTGTCCTTATCACAACCGATCTGCTGGCTCGTGgtatagatgtacaacaagtatCACTTGTGATCAATTATGATCTCCCAACTCAGCCGGAGAATTATCTCCATCGCATTGGAAGAAGTGGAAGATTTGGAAGGAAAGGAGTTGCAATCAACTTTGTGACAACAGATGATGAAAGAATGTTGTTCGATATTCAGAAGTTCTACAACGTTATAATCGAAGAACTCCCCTCAAATGTTGCTGATCTCCTCTGA
- the LOC107805180 gene encoding eukaryotic initiation factor 4A-8-like isoform X3, protein MARLAPDGAQFDARQYDSKMNDLLAADGKDFFTSYDEVYDSFDAMSLQENLLRGIYAYGKTATFCSGILQQLDYGLVQCQALVLAPTRELAQQIEKVMRALGDYLGVKVHACVGGTSVREDQRILAAGVHVVVGTPGRVFDMLRRQSLRPDYLRMFVLDEADEMLSRGFKDQIYDIFQMLPTKVQVGVFSATMPPEALDITRKFMNKPVRILVKRDELTLEGIKQFYVNVDKEEWKLETLCDLYETLAITQSVIFVNTRRKVDWLTDKMRSRDHTVSATHGDMDQNTRDIIMREFRSGSSRVLITTDLLARGIDVQQVSLVINYDLPTQPENYLHRIGRSGRFGRKGVAINFVTTDDERMLFDIQKFYNVIIEELPSNVADLL, encoded by the exons ATGGCACGTTTGGCACCAGATGGAGCTCAATTTGATGCCCGTCAATATGATTCTAAGATGAATGATTT ACTTGCCGCTGATGGAAAAGATTTCTTTACATCATATGACGAAGTTTATGACAGTTTTGATGCTATGAGTTTGCAAGAGAACCTTCTCAGGGGCATTTATGCTTATG GAAAGACAGCTACTTTTTGTTCTGGAATCTTGCAGCAGCTTGATTATGGTTTAGTTCAATGCCAAGCCTTAGTGTTGGCACCTACTCGTGAACTTGCTCAACAGATTGAGAAGGTGATGCGAGCACTTGGTGACTACCTTGGGGTTAAGGTCCATGCTTGTGTAGGTGGGACTAGTGTCAGGGAGGATCAACGTATTCTCGCGGCTGGTGTTCATGTTGTTGTTGGCACCCCGGGACGTGTGTTTGACATGTTGCGAAGACAGTCTCTCCGTCCTGATTACCTCAGAATGTTTGTGCTAGACGAGGCTGATGAAATGCTGTCACGTGGTTTTAAGGATCAG ATATATGATATTTTTCAGATGCTACCTACCAAAGTTCAAGTCGGAGTTTTTTCTGCGACCATGCCACCAGAAGCCCTTGACATCACAAGAAAGTTCATGAATAAGCCCGTGAGAATCTTGGTTAAACGCGATGAATTGACACTTGAGGGTATCAAACAGTTCTATGTCAATGTTGATAAGGAAGAATGGAAGCTCGAGACACTCTGCGATCTATACGAGACGCTAGCAATCACACAGAGTGTCATCTTTGTGAACACCAGGCGCAAGGTTGATTGGTTAACAGACAAAATGCGAAGCCGTGATCACACAGTCTCAGCTACACATGGAGATATGGACCAGAACACTAGGGACATAATCATGCGCGAGTTTCGCTCTGGTTCTTCCCGTGTCCTTATCACAACCGATCTGCTGGCTCGTGgtatagatgtacaacaagtatCACTTGTGATCAATTATGATCTCCCAACTCAGCCGGAGAATTATCTCCATCGCATTGGAAGAAGTGGAAGATTTGGAAGGAAAGGAGTTGCAATCAACTTTGTGACAACAGATGATGAAAGAATGTTGTTCGATATTCAGAAGTTCTACAACGTTATAATCGAAGAACTCCCCTCAAATGTTGCTGATCTCCTCTGA
- the LOC107805180 gene encoding eukaryotic initiation factor 4A-8-like isoform X1, whose translation MARLAPDGAQFDARQYDSKMNDLLAADGKDFFTSYDEVYDSFDAMSLQENLLRGIYAYGFEKPSAIQQRGIVPFCKGLDVIQQAQSGTGKTATFCSGILQQLDYGLVQCQALVLAPTRELAQQIEKVMRALGDYLGVKVHACVGGTSVREDQRILAAGVHVVVGTPGRVFDMLRRQSLRPDYLRMFVLDEADEMLSRGFKDQIYDIFQMLPTKVQVGVFSATMPPEALDITRKFMNKPVRILVKRDELTLEGIKQFYVNVDKEEWKLETLCDLYETLAITQSVIFVNTRRKVDWLTDKMRSRDHTVSATHGDMDQNTRDIIMREFRSGSSRVLITTDLLARGIDVQQVSLVINYDLPTQPENYLHRIGRSGRFGRKGVAINFVTTDDERMLFDIQKFYNVIIEELPSNVADLL comes from the exons ATGGCACGTTTGGCACCAGATGGAGCTCAATTTGATGCCCGTCAATATGATTCTAAGATGAATGATTT ACTTGCCGCTGATGGAAAAGATTTCTTTACATCATATGACGAAGTTTATGACAGTTTTGATGCTATGAGTTTGCAAGAGAACCTTCTCAGGGGCATTTATGCTTATG GTTTTGAGAAACCTTCTGCAATTCAACAAAGAGGTATAGTTCCATTTTGCAAGGGACTTGACGTAATTCAGCAGGCTCAATCTGGCACAGGAAAGACAGCTACTTTTTGTTCTGGAATCTTGCAGCAGCTTGATTATGGTTTAGTTCAATGCCAAGCCTTAGTGTTGGCACCTACTCGTGAACTTGCTCAACAGATTGAGAAGGTGATGCGAGCACTTGGTGACTACCTTGGGGTTAAGGTCCATGCTTGTGTAGGTGGGACTAGTGTCAGGGAGGATCAACGTATTCTCGCGGCTGGTGTTCATGTTGTTGTTGGCACCCCGGGACGTGTGTTTGACATGTTGCGAAGACAGTCTCTCCGTCCTGATTACCTCAGAATGTTTGTGCTAGACGAGGCTGATGAAATGCTGTCACGTGGTTTTAAGGATCAG ATATATGATATTTTTCAGATGCTACCTACCAAAGTTCAAGTCGGAGTTTTTTCTGCGACCATGCCACCAGAAGCCCTTGACATCACAAGAAAGTTCATGAATAAGCCCGTGAGAATCTTGGTTAAACGCGATGAATTGACACTTGAGGGTATCAAACAGTTCTATGTCAATGTTGATAAGGAAGAATGGAAGCTCGAGACACTCTGCGATCTATACGAGACGCTAGCAATCACACAGAGTGTCATCTTTGTGAACACCAGGCGCAAGGTTGATTGGTTAACAGACAAAATGCGAAGCCGTGATCACACAGTCTCAGCTACACATGGAGATATGGACCAGAACACTAGGGACATAATCATGCGCGAGTTTCGCTCTGGTTCTTCCCGTGTCCTTATCACAACCGATCTGCTGGCTCGTGgtatagatgtacaacaagtatCACTTGTGATCAATTATGATCTCCCAACTCAGCCGGAGAATTATCTCCATCGCATTGGAAGAAGTGGAAGATTTGGAAGGAAAGGAGTTGCAATCAACTTTGTGACAACAGATGATGAAAGAATGTTGTTCGATATTCAGAAGTTCTACAACGTTATAATCGAAGAACTCCCCTCAAATGTTGCTGATCTCCTCTGA